The DNA segment GCCTAGGCTGAGCGTGGCGCGGCGCCCACGCGGCGGCCGGCTGCTCGCCGTAGGGCGCGCTGGCGCTGTGCGGCGGCGCGGGCGCGCCGTAGGCCGAGCCGGTGTTGTGCAGCGACGAGCCGGTGTTGTGCAGCGACGAGCCGGTGTTGTGCAGCGACGAGCCGGTGTTGTGCAGCGACGAGCCGGTGTTGTGCAGCGACGAGCCGGTGTTGTGGAGCGAGGCGGGCGCGCCATGCGGCACGCCGGCGCTGTGCCGTGAGGCGGGCGCGCCGTAGGCCGGTCCGGTGTTGTGCAGGCCGGAGCCTGTGTTGTGGAGCGAAGCTGGCGGGCCGTGGGGCGCGCTGGCGCCGTGCGCCGGGGCGAGCGCGCCGTAGGCCGGTCCGGCGTTGTGCAGGCCGGAGCCTGTGTTGTGGAGCGAGACCGGTGCGCTGTGGGGCGCGCTGGCGCCGTGCGCCGAGGCGGGGGCGCCGTAGGCCGGGCCGACGTTGTGCAGGCCCGAGCCTGTGTTGTGGAGCGAGGCTGGCGCGCTGTGCGGCGCGCCGGCGCCCTGCCGCGGTGCGGGCGCGCCGTGCGCTCCGGCGTGGCCGGCTCCGGTGTTGTACAGGGCCGACGGCGGTCCATTCGGAGCGCCGGGGACGGCCTGCGCCATGCCGGGGTGACCTCCGTGCGCCTGGGCCGCATCCATGGCGCTCCCGCGCGGAGCTCCGGGCGCCGCCATCGTGGCGGCCTCCCACGAGGGCGCCCCGCTGTTGCCTGGGCCGAGCTCCGATCCGATCGCGGGCGCCGGGCCCATCTCGTTCCATCTCGCGCCCGACGGGGCCGCGGGCCGCGGCGGAGGCTCGGCCTGCGCGTCCGCCGAGGCGGCCGCCGCCAGGAGCATCGGGGAGAGCTGCGGCGCGCCCGCCGACGGCACGTCGCCCGCCGCGAGGCGCGCCGACGCGTGCGGCGGCGCCGCTCCATGCAGGAGCGCGCGCACGTCGGCCTGCATCGTGCGGGCGTCCGGGTAGCGTCGGTCGCGATCGAACGCGAGCGCCCTGTCCACGACGAGGCACAGCCCGTGCGGCGTCTCCGGCGCGACGCTCGCGAGCGGCGGCGCCGCCATGGTCGCCATCTTCACGAGCAGCTCGGACTCCGTGCGCGCCTCGTGGATGCGCCGCTTCGCGATCACCCGGAACATGGTCGCGCCGACGGCGAAGAGATCCGCCCTGTGGTCGACCGAGATGCCGCGCACCTGCTCCGGGGCCATGTACGACACGGTCCCGAGCGTCGCGCCCGTCCGGGTCCGCATCGCCGTCTTCACGCCGTCGCGCATGCGCGCGATGCCGAAGTCGAGCACCTTGAGGCGCCCGGTCTTCTCGACGAAGAGGTTGTCGAGCTTGATGTCGCGGTGGATGATCCCCTGCTCGTGCGCGGCTCCGAGCACGTCGAGCAGCTCATCCATGAGCCGCAGCATCTCCCCCATCTCGATGTTGCCGAGCCGCTGGAGCCGGTCGGCGAGCGACTCGCCGTCCAGGAGCTCCATCACGAGGAACGGCGCCCCGTCCTCGGTCACGTCGATGTCGCGGATCTCGACCACGCCGGGGTGCTGGAACCGATTGACGGCCTGCGCCTCGCGCTCGAACCGGGCGCGCAGGTCCTTCGAGCGCGCCACCTCGGGGTGGAGGATCTTGATCGCCTCGCGCCGCCCGATCTTGTGGGTCGCGGCATAGACGGCGGCCATCCCGCCGATCCCGACGAGGCGATCGATCGTCCATTTGCCCCGCAGGGTCGTTCCTACGCGCCTTTCGCAGGCCGCCCTCTCGTCGTCCATGCCCCGATCGAATGTCACAGCGTGCGGGATCGAGGTCAAGGTGAGAGCCGCGGCGGAAGCGACCTCGGCGCGCCTCTCCGCGCCGACGAGCCTACCAGCGATCCTCGCTCAATCGGGGACAGGGTGCACCCCGTCGCGCACCCAGGGATCGATGGTCCGCCGGAACGCCGCCTCGGTCCGGAGCCCCGCCAGCACGGACGCGAGCCCCCACTGCAGGCGATTCACGAACGTGAAGTCCTGCGGCATCTTCGGCACGTGGGGGATGGTGGGCATCTTCTCTCCCTCCTTGAGGGCGAGCCCCCGGATGCCGCGGGTCAGGTACGCCACGGTCTCGCGCGCCTTCTCCGGGGAGCACTTCCAGGTCCCGTGCGTGCACAGCGGGACCATGAGCTCCATCGTGTAGCTCCGGTAGAGATCCCAGCTCTCGTCGGCCGGGTCGTAGCCGAGCACCTCCACGCACGCCCGGTCGAACTCCTTCCAGTCCGCGTCCATGGCCGCGCGCATGTAGCGCTTCATGCCCTCCACGAGGTCGGGCGGGAGCTGCTTCACGCAGCCGAAATCGAGGATCGTGACGCGGCCATCCTCGTGGAAGCGGTAGTTGCCCGGGTGCGGGTCGGCGTAGAGCCAGCCGTACCGGAGCATCGAGCGGAAGGTGAAGCGCCAGATGGAGAGGCCCGCGCGGTTCTTCGCCTCCTGGCTGCCGCGCTCGCAGAACTCGGCGTAGCTCATGCCGTCGACGAGCTCGAGCGTGAGGACGCGCCTCGTGGTGAGGCTGTGGTGGATGCGAGGGATGTAGACGTCCTCGTCCCCGGCGTTCATGCGGCGGAACAGGTCCGCCATCTCGGCCTCGCGCGCATAGTCGAGCTCGGACAGGAAGACCTTGCGGAGCTCGTCGACGGTCTGCCGGGCGTGCAGCTTCTTGGCGATGGGCGCCATCATCGCCTCGAGCATCGAGACGCTCTTCAGGTCGTTCTCGATGGCCCTGTCCATGCCGGGGTACTGCACCTTCACCGCGACCCGCTCCCCCGACCTCGTCGTGGCCCGGTGCACCTGTCCGATGCTCGCCGCCGCGAACGGCTCCCGCTCCCACGCCGCGAACACGCGCTCGGGCGGGGCGCCGAGCTCCTCGCGGATCATCTGCTCCGCGGCCTCCGGCGACAGGGGCGGCGCCTTGTCGAGCAGCTTCTTCAGCGTGGCCTGGAACTTCTCCTCGTATCCCGGCGGCGCGAGCCCGTCGATGTAGCTCGCCATCTGGCCGAACTTGAGCGGCAGGCCTTTCATCTCGCCCAGCGTCTTCAGCATCGCCTCGGCGGTCTTCTTGACCTCCTGGGCCATCCTCCGCCGCGCTTCGGCCTCCTCCTCCTCGGTCCGGGTCGCGCCGAGGACGCGCTTCGCGCCCTCGATGGCGAACGGGATCGTGCGGGGCGCGAGGCCGGCGAGGCGCGCGAGGCGCCCCAGCTTGGAGGTCGGCGGATTGTCTCGGGGTTTGTCGTCGGCCATGCGGGACTGACTCGCTAGGGTGGAAATGTCGGCGCGGAGGGGTCATGCGCCCGCGCGGCGCTTCGGGGCCGCGCGGATCTTCGGAACCGGCCACATGGAGACGGTGTTCCTCAGCTGCTGAGCCTGCTCGGGAGAGATATCCCCTTCCACGTGGACCCGGGCGCGCCGGTCCTCGACGACGACCCGCACCGCGCCCCGCCCGACCGGCGCTGCGCGGAGGACGTCCGTGATGTCGTCGAGCAGCCGCTGCGGCATCCGGCCCCGGAGCAGCCGGACGTTGCGCCCCTCGACGCGCACGCAAAATAGCTCATTTGCGCGCAGGAGCGCCACGACGAGCGGCACGACGAGGGCGAGCAGGGCGACGGGGATCAGGAGGGACATGGGTGGCCGCCCACGACGAGAGCTCCTCCCCAGGCCCACCGCGGGCCTCGATCGTGAACCGGTGCCGGCCGTTGTCAACGACGGACGCGGCGGGCTCTGGGGTGCCGACGGGCGCCGAGCGCGGCGCGGGCTGCGCGAGATGCGCGCGATGCGACGTGGAGCGCCGGCGAGCACCGCGCGGCTCGGGGGCCCTGGTCAGCGCGCCGCGCGGTGCCTACCTTAGGTAGCCATGACGAGCGCCGCGCCCCAGCCTGCCGCCATCGATCCGCGCCTGGATCTGCACGACGAGATCAGCCGCCTGAAGCGGGAGAGGAACGCCGTCCTCCTGGCCCACTACTACCAGGACGGCGACATCCAGGATCTCGCAGACTTCCTCGGCGACTCCCTGCAGCTGGCCCAGCAGGCGAAGAAGACGACCGCGGACGTCATCCTGTTCGCCGGCGTGCATTTCATGGCCGAGACGGCGAAGATCCTGAACCCCGAGCGCATCGTCGTGGTCCCCGACCTCGCGGCGGGCTGCTCGCTCGCCGACGGCTGCCCCGTCGACCGCTTCCGCGCGTGGCGCGCCCGGTACCCGGGCGCGGTCGCGATCTCGTACATCAACTGCTCCGCCGAGGTGAAGGCGGAGAGCGACTACATCTGCACGTCGTCGAACGCGGAGAAGATCGTCCGCGCGATCCCCGAGGGGCAGGAGATCCTCTTCGCGCCCGACAAGAACCTCGGGCGCTGGCTCGTCGAGCGGACGGGCCGCCCGATGCGCCTGTGGCAGGGCAGCTGCGTCGTTCACGAGACCTTCAGCCTGCGCAAGATCGTCGCGCTGCGCGAGCGCCACCCGGACGCGAAGCTCATCGCGCACCCGGAGTGCGAGGAGCCGATCCTGCGGATGTCCGATTACATCGGCTCGACGACCGCGCTGCTCAAATACACCACCGCGGACGACGCCCGGAAGTACATCGTCGCGACGGAGAGCGGCATCGTGCACCAGATGCGCAAGGCGTCGCCGCAGAAGGAGTTCATCGAGGGGCCGCCCGAGGGCAACTGCGCCTGCAACGAGTGCCCCTTCATGCGGCTCAACACGCTCGAGAAGGTCTATCTCGCGCTGCGCGATCTCGCCCCGCGCCTCGAGATGGCGCCCGAGCTGCGCGAGCGCGCGCGCGTCCCGATCGATCGCATGCTGGCCCTCAGCTGAGCTCGGCGCGCGACGCGGCGATCACAGCACGAGGGAGAGCCCGAGGGTCTGGACGAACGAGCCTCGGGTCTGCGGCAGCGCGCCGATGGTGCGCCGCCGCCCCTGGGCGTCGATGGCCTGGCCTTCCCGGGTGGCGTCGCCGCCCCGGCCGAGCACGAAGGCGCCCGAGGTCTCCAGCTCGATCGTGAGCCAGCGGCGGATGATGTCGAACGACACCCCGAGCCCCAGCGGGATCTCGACGTACGAGGCGCCGCGCTCGCGGACCGTGAACTCACCCCCGGGGTCGGAGACCCGCATGCGGTCGAAGTCGAACCGGTCGTAACCGACGCCGACCGACAGCCACGAGCGGGCTCGCTCGCCGAGCGGAAGCGTGGGCGCGAGGCGCGCGCCGAGCGCGAGGGAGCGTACAGCGGGCGCGCCGTCCTCGCGTGGCTCTGCCGTGATCGGGCCGGGCTGCGCGAGCGCGCCGGTCTGGAGCGCGAGCTCGTGCTCGGCGTGCACGAAGAAGGCGGAGAAGCGCAGGTAGTCGAAGATCTCCCAGCGCGCGTGGACCCCGACGCCGACCGCGGGCTTCAGGCGAATCCCCGTCGGCTGGCCCGCGGCGTCGTTCGAGCCGAACCGGTTGACGAGGGCGATGTCCGGGCCGATCTCGATGTGCCTGGCCCACGGCAAGCGGGTCCGGGGTGGCGCGGGCGGCAGCGGCGGTCGCGGAGGTCCCGGTGGCTGCTCGGCCGGAGCGGCATCCTCGGAGGTCGCGGCGCTCGAGGGCTCCTCGGCGTGCGCGGTCGAGGCGAAGGCGAGCGCGACCGCGCACGCCGCCGTGCCTCGTCCCACGCGGGCGCGAGCGGTTCGCATGCCCGCCCTTGTAGCAGGCTTTTGGGAGCGGCCGAGCCGCCAGCTGCGCTCGCGTCCCCGCCGGCTGCTGCGGGGCCGCCGGGCGCGCTTCGCCGCTGCCGGGGTGCTCCTCCCTGGGCCGGTGGCAGGGGCCCGTCGGGTCGGGCAAACTCGTCCCCATGCGTGCAAAGCCCATCGCCTCCCTGTTCTTCCTGGTCCTTGCGCAGCTCGGCTGTTCCGCCGAGCGCAAGCCCGACGCCGAGCCGGCTCCCGGGGCTGCGCCTCCCGCGACCGCCGAGGGCGCATCGCCGATGCAGGCGTCGGCCTCCGGGATCGCGCGGCTCGAGAAGAAGCAGTTTGGCGCGCCCATCACGGAGAGCTCGACGACGCCGCTGCCGGCGCTCCTGCAGGAGCCGGGCAAGTTCAGCGGAAAGACCGTCCGGACCGAGGGGGTCGTCTCGGCCGTGTGCAAGTCGATGGGCTGCTGGATGGAGATCGCCGACGAGTCCGGCAGCGCCCACATCAAGATGGCGGGCCACAGCTTCTTCGTCCCGAAGGACGCCTCCGGTCACCGGGCGGTCGTCCAGGGCAAGATGGTCGCGGGCGAGGCCGAGGAAGGCGCCGCGTGCGGCGCCAAGGACAACTGCCGCGGCGAAGCCGAGAAGCAGACGGGCCGGGTCGCGAAGATCGAGCTCGAAGCGACCGGCGTGCAGTTCCTGGACTGACGGCGCGGACGGGGAGGCGAGCGTCGCGGCTCGCCCCAGGCGCCGTGGGCGGCGAGCCTGCGGCTGCCCGGCCCCCCGAGGCGACTCTCCAGGCAACCCGAGCGCTCCCTCAAAAAAAGTTCTTGCGCATCCCGGCGATGGGACGTAGAAAGCGCGCCCTGTTCGGGACGCGCCGCTTCGGCGGTGGCCCGACGGCGAAGCCCCAGAGGCCAGCTCGTTCAGCGAGCTGAGCGGCTAGGGTCGTGCGCCACGGGCGATGTTTCAGGTCGCCTGGCGGACGGTTTCAGCGAAGCGAACCTTCAAAGAAACTTCGATGACGGGTTGACTAAGGACGGAAACGGTAGCATATACCGCCCCGTTCTCCGGACGGAAGCTGGTAGCAAATACCGGACGCCGACCGGGCTCGGTCCTTGAAAACTGGATTGTATGCCTACGAAGTGACGTGGGTCCCAAAGGCGAGCGCAAGCTCGACCTCGCACGTCATAAACGACGAGCAAGTCAGGCGGTGTTAGCCACCGTCTGATGCAACAGGATTTAACTGGAGAGTTTGATCCTGGCTCAGAACGAACGTTAGCGGCGCGCTTAACACATGCAAGTCGAGCGAGAAAGGGCTTCGGCCCCGGTAAAGCGGCGCACGGGTGAGTAACACGTAGGTAATCTGCCCCCAGGTGGTGGATAACGTTCCGAAAGGAGCGCTAATACAGCATGAGACCACGCCTTCGAAAGAGGGTGAGGTCAAAGCCGGCCTCTTCAAGAAAGCTGGCGCCAGGGGATGAGCCTGCGGCCCATCAGCTAGTTGGTAGGGTAATGGCCTACCAAGGCGAAGACGGGTAGCTGGTCTGAGAGGATGATCAGCCACACTGGAACTGAGACACGGTCCAGACTCCTACGGGAGGCAGCAGTGGGGAATCTTGCGCAATGGGCGAAAGCCTGACGCAGCGACGCCGCGTGAGTGATGAAGGCCTTCGGGTTGTAAAGCTCTGTGGAGGGGGACGAATAAGGGTTGGCTAACATCCAGCTCGATGACGGTACCCCTTTAGCAAGCACCGGCTAACTCTGTGCCAGCAGCCGCGGTAAGACAGAGGGTGCAAACGTTGTTCGGAATTACTGGGCGTAAAGCGCATGTAGGCGGTTCGTAAAGTCAGATGTGAAAGCCCTGGGCTTAACCCAGGAAGTGCATTTGAAACTCACGAACTTGAGTCCCGGAGAGGAAGGCGGAATTCTCGGTGTAGAGGTGAAATTCGTAGATATCGAGAGGAACATCGGTGGCGAAGGCGGCCTTCTGGACGGTGACTGACGCTGAGATGCGAAAGCGTGGGGAGCAAACAGGATTAGATACCCTGGTAGTCCACGCCGTAAACGATGGGTGCTAGGTGTCGCGGGCTTTGACCCCTGCGGTGCCGTAGCTAACGCATTAAGCACCCCGCCTGGGGAGTACGGCCGCAAGGCTAAAACTCAAAGGAATTGACGGGGGCCCGCACAAGCGGTGGAGCATGTGGTTCAATTCGACGCAACGCGCAGAACCTTACCTGGGCTAGAAAATGCAGGAACCTGGTTGAAAGATCGGGGTGCTCTTCGGAGAACCTGTAGTTAGGTGCTGCATGGCTGTCGTCAGCTCGTGTCGTGAGATGTTGGGTTAAGTCCCGCAACGAGCGCAACCCCTATCGTTAGTTGCCAGCGGTTCGGCCGGGCACTCTAGCGAGACTGCCGATATTTAAATCGGAGGAAGGTGGGGATGACGTCAAGTCCTCATGGCCCTTATGTCCAGGGCTACACACGTGCTACAATGGGCGGTACAGACGGTCGCGAACCCGCGAGGGGGAGCCAATCCGAAAAAACCGTCCTCAGTACGGATAAGAGTCTGCAACTCGACTCTTTGAAGTTGGAATCGCTAGTAATCCCTGATCAGCAGGCAGGGGTGAATACGTTCCCGGGCCTTGTACACACCGCCCGTCACACCATGGGAGTCGATTGCTCCAGAAGTGGCTGCGCCAACCCGCAAGGGAGGCAGGCCCCCAAGGAGTGGTTGGTAACTGGGGTGAAGTCGTAACAAGGTAGCCGTAGGGGAACCTGCGGCTGGATCACCTCCTTTCTAAGGAAGCGCCTTGGCGCTACCTGAGCGTCAAAACCCACGCACGACGTGGGGCATACAATCCGGTTTTTAGGGACCGAGCAGGTCGCTAGAATGGCGACCACCGGGCCAGTAGCTCAGGTGGTTAGAGCGCACGCCTGATAAGCGTGAGGTCGGCAGTTCAAGTCTGCCCTGGCCCACCGCGATCAGGTGGTGAAAATGACGCGAGCGCGGAAAGCGCAGAGCGTCAGCTCGCCACGAGCCTGGGTTCTGAGAGTCGCTGAGGCGACCCGGTCCGGCAAAAATTTCTATCGGGCGACGTAGATGTCGCCCGGTCGATCTCTGACAATTGAATAGCACAAGTAAATGCGTCCAAAAGACATAGCTGTGGGCGCGCGAAGGGAGTTCGGCAGTCGAACTCCGGACGCGAGCTCGATGCGTGCCTTAGGGGTACGGTCAAGCTACGAAGGGCGCACGGTGGATGCCTAGGCGATCAGAGGCGAAGAAGGACGTGGACAGCTGCGAAAAGCTCCGGGGAACCGCTAACAGGTTTTGATCCGGAGATCTCCGAATGGGGAAACCCGCGCAGGGACTACCTGCCAGCCGCACGGTGAATACATAACCGTACGGCAGCCAAGCCAGGGAACTGAAACATCTAAGTACCTGGACGAAAAGAAAGCAAAGAGCGATTCTCCTAGTAGCGGCGAGCGAACGGGGAACAGCCTAAACCTGCTCAGTGCAAGCATGCTGGCGTTGCTGAGCGGGGGTCGTGGGATCTTGTAGGAAGAGCGGCATCTCTTCCGCCGAGTGAGAAAGAGCTGAGCTAGCAGAACGGCATTGAATGGCCGGCCACAGAGGGTGACAGCCCCGTAGGCGAAAGCGAAGCTCCTCGGTCAAGACACCCGAGTACCGCAGGACACGTGCAATCCGGCGGGAATCTGGGAGGACCATCTTCCAAGGCTAAATACTCCTGATCGACCGATAGTGAACTAGTACCGCGAGGGAAAGGTGAAAAGAACCCCGGTGAGGGGAGTGAAATAGTGCCTGAAACCGTGTGCCTACAAGCAGTGGGAGCGCTATGGCCGCAAGGCAACGCGTGACCACGTACCTTTTGCATAATGGGCCTGCGAGTTACGTTACGTGGCGAGGTTAAGCCGCGAGGTGAAGCCGAAGCGAAAGCGAGTCCTAACAGGGCGTCGAGTCGCGTGACGTAGACCCGAAACCTTAGCGATCTATCCATGTCCAGGTTGAAGAGCGGGTAACACCGCTTGGAGGACCGAACTCACCACAGTTGAAAATGTGGGGGATGAGGTGTGGATAGGAGTGAAAGGCTAATCAAGCTGGGATATAGCTGGTTCTCCCCGAAATATATTGAGGTATAGCCTCGGACGAATTGCGACGGAGGTAGAGCACTGAATGGGCTAGGGGTCCTACCAGATTACCAAACCCAATCAAACTCCGAATGCCGTCGACAAGTATCCGGGAGTCAGGCTGCGGGAGATAAGTTCCGTAGCCGAGAGGGAAAGAGCCCAGATCGTCGGCTAAGGTCCCCAAATCTGAGCTAAGTGTCAAAGGATGTGGGAGCGCACTGACAACCAGGAGGTTGGCTTAGAAGCAGCCATCCTTCAAAGAAAGCGTAATAGCTCACTGGTCAAGCGAACCCGCGCCGAAAATATAACGGGGCTCAAGCTCAGTACCGAAGCCACGGGCTTTCGAAAGAGAGCGGTAGGGGAGTATTCTCAAGGAGATACACGTCGGACGGTGACGACCGATAACGGCCTTGAGAAGAGCTTATGCAGGCATGAGTAGCGATAAACCGAGCGAGAAACTCGGTCGCCGTAAGCCCAAGGTTTCCTGGGGAAGGATAATCCTCCCATGGGTTAGTCGGATCCTAAGCCGAGGCCGAGAGGCGTAGGTGATGGGAAGCAGGTTAATATTCCTGCACCACCAAGGGTGGCGTTGAAGTAAGCGGGGACGGAGAAGGGTAGGCCGAGCACGGTAGATGGCTTCCGTGTTCAAGCCGGTAGGGTGAGCAGTCAGGACCCGATAGGGACAAACGACGGCTCGTTAACCCGAGAGGTGATGAGGTCCGGGCTTCGGCCCGGGATACTCGGTGATCCCAAACTTCCAAGAAAAGCCGCGTACAGAGCCTCTTTGGTGTCCGTACCGCAAACCGACTCAGGTGGGCGGGGTGAGTATCCCAAGGCGCGTGAGAGAACCCTGGTTAAGGAACTCGGCAAAATGACACCGTAACTTCGGGAGAAGGTGTGCCGCTTTGCGTGAAGGGCTAGCGCCTGGAGCGTGAGGTGGTTGCAGAGAAATGGGGGTTGTGACTGTTTACTAAAAACACAGGACTCTGCGAAGTCGTAAGACGACGTATAGGGTCTGATGCCTGCCCGGTGCTGGAAGGTTAAGGGGACGAGTCAGCGCAAGCGAAGCTCTGAACCGAAGCCCCAGTAAACGGCGGCCGTAACTATAACGGTCCTAAGGTAGCGAAATTCCTTGTCGGGTAAGTTCCGACCTGCACGAATGGCATAACAACATCCCCGCTGTCTCGACCAGGGACTCAGCGAAATTGTATCGGGGGTGAAGATACCCTCTACCCGCGGCAAGACGGAAAGACCCCATGAACCTTTACTGCAACTTGGCAGTGATTTTCGGGATATTCTGCGTAGGATAGGTGGGAGGCTATGAAGCCGGGCTTCTGGGTTCGGCTGAGCCAACGTTGAAATACCACCCTGGGTATTCTGGAAATCTAACCTGGGCCCATGAACTGGGTCGGGGACACTGCCTGGTGGGCAGTTTGACTGGGGCGGTCGCCTCCTAAAAAGTAACGGAGGCGTGCGAAGGTTCCCTCAGCCTGATTGGAAACCAGGCGTAGAGTGCAAACGCACAAGGGAGCTTAACTGTGAGACCGACAGGTCGAACAGGTGCGAAAGCAGGCGTTAGTGATCCGGTGGTTCTGTATGGAAGGGCCATCGCTCATCGGATAAAAGGTACTCTGGGGATAACAGGCTGATCGCGCCTGAGAGTTCATATCGGCGGCGCGGTTTGGCACCTCGATGTCGGCCCATCGCATCCTGGGGCTGGAGCAGGTCCCAAGGGTTCGGCTGTTCGCCGATTAAAGCGGTACGCGAGCTGGGTTTAAAACGTCGTGAGACAGTTTGGTCCCTATCTGCCGTGGGCGTAGGACACTTGAGAGGAGCTGCCCATAGTACGAGAGGACCTGGGTGGACGTACCTCTGGTGTTCCGGTTGTCCTGCCAAGGGCATAGCCGGGTAGCCATGTACGGAACGGATAACCGCTGAAAGCATCTAAGCGGGAAGCCGGCCTCAAGACTAGGTGTCCCGGGCCGCAAGGCCCCTAAAGACCCCTTGTAGACCACGAGGTTGATAGGCCGGGTGTGGAAGCCGAGCAATCGGCGGAGCTAACCGGTACTAATAGGTCGTGCGGCTTGACCATACTTCTAAGGCAAACATCGAAGCGTCGCGCCCGGAGTTCGGGTGACGAGCAGCGTGACACAGCTGGCCTGGCGTAGAGCGTCGCAAGAAGCGAGCTCCGTCGGGTTCCGATTGGACGCACCCACAAGTTTCCGGTGGTGATATCGAGAAGGTCACACCCGATCCCATACCGAACTCGGAAGTTAAGCTTCTTGGAGCCGATGGTACTGCCAGGGCAACCTGGTGGGAGAGTAGGACGCCGCCGGGATTTTCTTCGAACCTGCGCACGGTGAGAGCCGTGCGCAGGTTTTTTTTTGTCCATTGTGCTTCGAGCTCCGGATGCGCGTTGCGGCGTCCTGGCGGCAGTTAGGCCTCGTCAGGGACGTCGGCCGCTGCGCGAGGCGCGTTCCGGGCTGATCGGCCCCCGGCGAGGGTGCTCGTCGGGCGGCGCAGCGAGGGCTGAACTCGCCTGGGACGTTCTGTCTCCGGCGCGCTGTGCACGCCGGCGACAGAACGCCGATCGGGCTC comes from the Sorangium aterium genome and includes:
- a CDS encoding ABC1 kinase family protein, which gives rise to MADDKPRDNPPTSKLGRLARLAGLAPRTIPFAIEGAKRVLGATRTEEEEAEARRRMAQEVKKTAEAMLKTLGEMKGLPLKFGQMASYIDGLAPPGYEEKFQATLKKLLDKAPPLSPEAAEQMIREELGAPPERVFAAWEREPFAAASIGQVHRATTRSGERVAVKVQYPGMDRAIENDLKSVSMLEAMMAPIAKKLHARQTVDELRKVFLSELDYAREAEMADLFRRMNAGDEDVYIPRIHHSLTTRRVLTLELVDGMSYAEFCERGSQEAKNRAGLSIWRFTFRSMLRYGWLYADPHPGNYRFHEDGRVTILDFGCVKQLPPDLVEGMKRYMRAAMDADWKEFDRACVEVLGYDPADESWDLYRSYTMELMVPLCTHGTWKCSPEKARETVAYLTRGIRGLALKEGEKMPTIPHVPKMPQDFTFVNRLQWGLASVLAGLRTEAAFRRTIDPWVRDGVHPVPD
- a CDS encoding DUF3634 family protein — translated: MSLLIPVALLALVVPLVVALLRANELFCVRVEGRNVRLLRGRMPQRLLDDITDVLRAAPVGRGAVRVVVEDRRARVHVEGDISPEQAQQLRNTVSMWPVPKIRAAPKRRAGA
- a CDS encoding DUF4920 domain-containing protein, with product MRAKPIASLFFLVLAQLGCSAERKPDAEPAPGAAPPATAEGASPMQASASGIARLEKKQFGAPITESSTTPLPALLQEPGKFSGKTVRTEGVVSAVCKSMGCWMEIADESGSAHIKMAGHSFFVPKDASGHRAVVQGKMVAGEAEEGAACGAKDNCRGEAEKQTGRVAKIELEATGVQFLD
- a CDS encoding serine/threonine protein kinase, with the translated sequence MDDERAACERRVGTTLRGKWTIDRLVGIGGMAAVYAATHKIGRREAIKILHPEVARSKDLRARFEREAQAVNRFQHPGVVEIRDIDVTEDGAPFLVMELLDGESLADRLQRLGNIEMGEMLRLMDELLDVLGAAHEQGIIHRDIKLDNLFVEKTGRLKVLDFGIARMRDGVKTAMRTRTGATLGTVSYMAPEQVRGISVDHRADLFAVGATMFRVIAKRRIHEARTESELLVKMATMAAPPLASVAPETPHGLCLVVDRALAFDRDRRYPDARTMQADVRALLHGAAPPHASARLAAGDVPSAGAPQLSPMLLAAAASADAQAEPPPRPAAPSGARWNEMGPAPAIGSELGPGNSGAPSWEAATMAAPGAPRGSAMDAAQAHGGHPGMAQAVPGAPNGPPSALYNTGAGHAGAHGAPAPRQGAGAPHSAPASLHNTGSGLHNVGPAYGAPASAHGASAPHSAPVSLHNTGSGLHNAGPAYGALAPAHGASAPHGPPASLHNTGSGLHNTGPAYGAPASRHSAGVPHGAPASLHNTGSSLHNTGSSLHNTGSSLHNTGSSLHNTGSSLHNTGSAYGAPAPPHSASAPYGEQPAAAWAPRHAQPRLPPKLVIPLALGGVALVLVSVLAVWMALRDESQNDAVRHDLLPAQSASAGPTQLSPSSESTDESRSNANEPGARSNANEPETMRPDAPNAPASAPPASTFIIDLTKKKQRTRKSRQD
- the nadA gene encoding quinolinate synthase NadA, with product MTSAAPQPAAIDPRLDLHDEISRLKRERNAVLLAHYYQDGDIQDLADFLGDSLQLAQQAKKTTADVILFAGVHFMAETAKILNPERIVVVPDLAAGCSLADGCPVDRFRAWRARYPGAVAISYINCSAEVKAESDYICTSSNAEKIVRAIPEGQEILFAPDKNLGRWLVERTGRPMRLWQGSCVVHETFSLRKIVALRERHPDAKLIAHPECEEPILRMSDYIGSTTALLKYTTADDARKYIVATESGIVHQMRKASPQKEFIEGPPEGNCACNECPFMRLNTLEKVYLALRDLAPRLEMAPELRERARVPIDRMLALS